Proteins encoded by one window of Glycine soja cultivar W05 chromosome 15, ASM419377v2, whole genome shotgun sequence:
- the LOC114386669 gene encoding uncharacterized protein LOC114386669, producing the protein MEVAMELEDDLFFADLSKEIALLIMDEDEDPLASCPPDSLQAFSGAIHPPPQFAFIFEHALRRESKGTGVFIPQATQPRRKQRKGRANNSYAKHQKQSQDTRMVSQVPNKNSFKSRNG; encoded by the exons ATGGAGGTTGCCATGGAACTGGAAGATGATCTATTTTTTGCTGATTTGAGCAAGGAAATTGCTCTACTAATTatggatgaagatgaagatccaCTTGCTTCTTGTCCTCCTGACTCTCTTCAG GCTTTTTCTGGGGCAATTCATCCTCCTCCACAGTTTGCTTTCATCTTTGAGCATGCTTTGAGAAGAGAAAGCAAAGGGACAGGTGTATTTATCCCTCAGGCAACACAGCCAAGAaggaagcagaggaaaggaagGGCTAATAATTCATATGCAAAACATCAAAAGCAGTCTCAAGATACAAGAATGGTTTCTCAAGTTCCTAACAAGAATTCTTTCAAATCCAGAAATGGCtga
- the LOC114386876 gene encoding peroxiredoxin-2F, mitochondrial-like — protein MASVMVNRGGSRIIKSVSAALGTRFFAKVATGTDIVSAAPNASLQKARTWDEGLASKFSTTPLKDIFKDKKVVIFGLPGAYTGVCSNKHVPPYKENIDKFKAKGIDSVICVAINDPYTMNAWAEKLQAKDAIEFYGDFDGSFHKSLELVTDLSGALLGTRSERWSAYVVDGKVKALNVEEAPSDVKVSGADTILGQI, from the exons ATGGCATCGGTTATGGTGAATCGAGGTGGTTCCAGGATCATCAAGTCAGTGTCTGCAGCTCTTGGTACGAGGTTTTTCGCAAAGGTTGCAACTGGGACTGACATAGTCTCTGCCGCACCCAATGCTTCTCTCCAGAAAGCTCGTACCTGGGACGAGGGTCTTGCTTCCAAGTTCTCCACCACTCCTCTCAAAGACATCTTCAAG GACAAGAAAGTTGTCATCTTTGGGCTCCCA GGTGCATACACAGGAGTTTGTTCAAACAAACATGTTCCTCCTTACAAGGAGAATATTGATAAGTTTAAGGCTAAGGGGATAGATTCTGTTATTTGTGTGGCTATTAATGATCCATATACTATGAATGCGTGGGCTGAGAAGCTTCAAGCCAAAGATGCT ATTGAGTTTTATGGGGACTTTGACGGGAGCTTTCACAAAAGTTTGGAATTAGTTACTGATCTCTCTGGTGCATTGCTTGGAACTCGATCAGAAAG ATGGTCAGCATACGTGGTAGATGGAAAGGTTAAGGCTCTTAATGTTGAAGAAGCTCCATCTGATGTTAAGGTTTCTGGCGCAGATACCATTTTGGGACAGATTTGA
- the LOC114385689 gene encoding E3 ubiquitin-protein ligase RHF1A-like, with amino-acid sequence MANFTSSSSSLTHIPPISAPSSVAFDDSSEDSCSICLEPFTFYNPSDVTCCKHEYHLPCIIEWSKRSKECPICWQSLALKDPDCQELLAAVEAQKRMILRNLANSRAPLGQLNDGHDFCSDDPDYDQIMRRLDSAVKRVRYVPGQERKRSPGAGTSKVLGNSSMHVSGLQTTLTTSPSGGSSPASGVPSTVSIQPPALNTNPDSARRPNTSDMFSFPKSFKSKFSSASARYKESISKGTRDLKEKLLAHNVSVKELSKGVQREMNAGIAGVVRMIERLDLSSKRSSSPLIAVHSGATSDFPSSRKPVEENGIGGSPSKESGGAVHDVSSDVLPLVTNMQSFQTETPPFVQSGHGKL; translated from the exons ATGGCAAATTTCACCTCTTCTTCTTCGTCTCTGACACACATTCCACCCATTTCAGCTCCTTCTTCTGTAGCTTTCGACGATTCTTCTGAAGACTCCTGCAGTATATGCCTAGAGCCCTTCACCTTTTATAACCCATCTGAT GTTACCTGTTGCAAACATGAATACCATCTGCCGTGTATTATTGAATG GTCAAAAAGAAGCAAAGAGTGCCCAATATGTTGGCAATCACTTGCTCTGAAAGACCCTGACTG CCAAGAGCTTCTAGCTGCTGTGGAAGCTCAGAAACGTATGATATTAAGAAACTTGGCTAATTCTCGTGCCCCCCTTGGACAGCTTAATGATGGCCAT GATTTTTGCTCAGATGACCCTGATTATGACCAGATTATGAGGCGCCTAGATTCTGCCGTAAAAAGAGTTCGTTATGTTCCGGGACAGGAAAGGAAGAGATCACCTGGTGCTGGTACATCCAAGGTTCTTGGTAACTCTTCCATGCATGTTTCTGGGCTGCAAACAACACTTACAACTTCACCATCTGGGGGTAGTTCACCAGCTTCTGGTGTTCCATCTACTGTTAGCATTCAACCTCCAGCATTAAATACTAATCCTGATAGTGCAAGGAGACCAAACACTTCTGATATGTTTTCCTTCCCCAAGTCCTTCAAATCCAAATTTTCTTCTGCTTCAGCCAG ATATAAGGAATCAATTTCAAAAGGTACACGCGACCTTAAAGAAAAGTTACTTGCTCATAATGTCTCAGTAAAAGAGCTGAGTAAAGGTGTTCAGCGCGAGATGAATGCAGGCATTGCTGGAGTTGTGCGGATGATTGAACGCCTTGATCTTAGCTCAAAACGGTCAAGTTCTCCTCTCATTGCTGTCCATAGCGGGGCCACTTCAGACTTCCCTTCTTCAAGGAAGCCTGTTGAAGAGAATGGCATTGGGGGTTCTCCTAGTAAAGAGAGTGGAGGTGCAGTTCATGATGTTAGTTCAGATGTTCTCCCACTTGTTACTAACATGCAATCTTTTCAAACGGAAACTCCTCCATTTGTTCAG AGTGGACATGGTAAGCTATGA